The nucleotide sequence GTACAGGAGTATAATCAGCAAGTGCTGTTTAGTGGTTTAATCTACAAAACAGCCCCTTCTTTTACTTGTCAATCATGTTTTGTATGCATGTAACTAAATGTGGTAGGGTAGaaatcaaatgcaaaaaaaagtgtCTCAGGATTGTACTCGAGTAAAGCAAATTTAGCCTTCACCACAGCAGCACGGATCGGTTGATCAGTGTTTTGCCCATTAATGACAGTCTAACCTGTTTACAGGTGAGAGTGATGACCGGGCAAAGACCCGGGAAAGATTCAATGAAGTGTTCAAGAAATACACTGAGCCAGAGaagaaaaaggtgaagaagaagaaaaaggctgaAACTCGGGAGACGATTATAGTATGTGTTCTAATATCTGCAAACAACATATCAAACTTTAATGGTCTTACAGTTTAAGGTTGAATCACCCACACATATTGTATATTGACATTTCTTCGCTTCCCCCTTCCCTCGCTTCATTTAGCTTCAGGATCTAAAGAAAAATCTCGAGAAGGACACAGAAGATGATGAGACCATCCTCCAGAACACATATAACCCCGAAGATGGCAGCCCTCGCTACACCAAAAATAAACGACGAGAGAGGGAAACGGTGGAAAAGGTTAATGCcaacaacagtaaaaatcaaGAGGAGATTCAGACTTCAAAAAGCAAGAAGAAGAGTAAGAGGGagcttccctctctccctgtacCTGAGGACATATCGAGTTACATCCAGGAGGATGTGGATACTTCCAAGTCTAAGATCGCTTTGAAGCCAGATGATGTAGATGGTGGAAAGGAACCAAAGCGAAAAAGTAAGAGGGATTTATTGTTGCACTGTCACCCATCTCTTTTTACAGTGTGTCAGTCTAGCTGTCATGCAAACAGTGTACTGGGGTTTTTGTTCCGCTTTCACATATGTCTGGAAATGTGTTGGTAAAGGCAAAGGAGCTACAGCGGCCAAGGCAGAGCGGCAAGTGGAGGACGCAGAGGACAAGCTGCTGCATGATTACCAGCAGCAGATCgtacaggaagaggagaggaactTAAAGAAGACAAAGGTCAAGGCTGAGGAAGAGAGTATTGTCTCCCAGAAAATTACGCTAAATAATGACGgtgggaagaagaaaaagaaaaagctgaaatCTGTAAACGCAGAGCTGGAAATTGGGTGTGTATAACTGCTAATATGATTTTTAAATTGGTGATAAAGATACAGGCTATAGTTTTGAGCAGCATTTTGACGATTCTATACATTTTGGTCCACTAGGGATCATGATGAAGGTGCTGACCAGGACGCTGATGTGGAAAACGAAACTGAATCCaagggaaagaagaaaaagacgaaGAAAAAGCATGGTAACGGGATGTTTGTTGTCAGCAAAGCTCCCTTTCAGAGTCAATATAATGTACGTTGATTGATGTTGATTTCAATTTCCCATTTTTCAGTTGTCGAAGAAAAGAGTGAAACTGACGGAGAAGCTCCACAGAGGCCAACGTTTGACGACAGCCTCGTGCTGGGAGTGTACGTCCACAGATCAGATCGCCTCAAGAACAACCTGCTCATCTCACACCCCATGGTGAAGATCCATGTTGTGGATGATATCACTGGACAGTATGTGAAGAAAGAAGACTGGTGAGAATGGACTCCTTAGCATCTACATTAGTTCACTGTTTAATTACAAATTTATATTATGTTTACACATTGGTATTGGTGTTGTGTTTCAATTTCTGGGTACTTTTCTTTTGATGCTTGATTGTGACATCGGCACCTCAGTTATTCATGTTAGATAAATCAAGGCGTGGTTTACAGTTATTGTAACGTCAGATTTCCAAGGAAGAAGAAGGTAATAACACCTTTGAATGAACACAATACATACTAGTAACCCTACCCTCCAACTGTGTGCATTCAGTTTCAGTATTTTTATACTTTTGCTTAACAAAATGTCTGCCTTTGTTTTTCATAGCCATCGGCATGTCTCCTCGTTTTATGAGAAAGAGAACGTGGACCACATTCTTCCCATCATGACTCAACCTTTCGACTTCAAGAAGAACAAATCGATCATCCCAGAGTGGCAGGAACAGATCATCTTTAATGAACGCTTTGGGTATTTTGTTGAACAAAACGATGAAAGCCCCAGAGTTCTGCTCTTCTTCGAAGTAAGAGACACGTCAGTGAGTCACATTGGGCCAATTTTTATGTAGATGTGAGTAacagtttatttaaatgtttctgtaaGATCCTGGACTTCATGACCATGGAAGAAGCAAAAGCCAAAGTTGATGTTGACAAGCACGAGCGAGGATTCAGGAAGATTGCATGGGCATTCCTCAAGGTACTATATTTGGTTTGGCCAATCAGAAAAGAAAGTCTGAATTTGTTTAATTTGCACTTTTTAATACTTATTTCCTTCATCTTTTAGCTTGTTGGCACGAATGGTGTGCTGAACATCGACACGAAAGTTCGCCTCCAGCTCTTCTGCCCTCCACCTCGGGCAAAAAGACAGCCTAAAACGATTGAGGTGGTCGAGTGGTGGAGGAAGTTCCCCCGAAACAAATACGCATCCACCCTTTATGTCACGGTGAAAGGAATTAAACTCCCTGAGCATGTGAGTAAATTGCTGCTTTATAGCTGTAACACTTTATGTATCTTTGCAATGGATACTTCAGTCTAACATTTCCACCAGACTCAGTAATATGTTGAAGGTGAAACGTTTTTGGTTCTGCAGGTGGACCCCAGTATACGGTCCATGATGGCTTtacaggaggagaggggaagcaCGTCCTACAGTGAACTGCAGAATGAAGTCGCCAAGAGAAGCCTGACGCAGCCGCTAGACAGCAAGCCGCCAGTGTTGAGATGGAGCAGGCTGCCTGGACAGGTTGGTCGAATTGTATTTCCTCAGTAAagttattcttcttcttctctcatcttTCTGTAAGATTAAACACTTCACTGTGGGTTCACTTCACTTATACATGCCGAAAAATAAAACTCTATTTGGCATCGATGGAGCTAGAAATACCTCAGTAACATTTAAGAAAATGTTGTATGTAACCACAGCTGTTGTCCGTATTTTTGGGACCCGGACTGAAACATGATTGCATGAGCATCACCAGACTCTTTCCGTTAAAGGCCTGTCAGATTCCAAACAAGCCCATGCTGTCATTCCGCGGCGGTCAGATGGGATGCTTCACAGTGCTCTTCTCTCATGCCGGGACAATACTGGCTGCTGCTTGTGCTGACAGAGACACTTTCCCCGTTGTAGGTAAGCAACACCTCATCTGTGTAAAACTGCCCCTCTGCTGATGTCCCTCTGTGACACCTCAGCAGAAATATACAGCTCATTAACTCGCTGTTTATACGATGTAGTCAGTAACGGCTCACAGGATGACATCAGGAGGAGACATCAggcatatataaataaatatataaatgaattgctgaattgtaaaaaataatctattgtgttattgtttcagTGTATGAGATTCCCTCTGGCAAAGCTCTGGCTGCCTTTCGTGGCCATCTGAAAATAGTCTACGATCTCTGCTGGTCCAGAGACGATCGGAGACTTTTGTCTGCCTCTTCTGATGGCACTGTCAGGTAACTTTCTGTTCGTCATATTTAAAAAGGATAGCGGGCGAGTGGACGACTGCCTTTTGTCACTGCTGGTGAATGAGCTGCTGTTTTTTGCAGCGCCTCTCGGGGGAGCAAGTCCTCCTCGTAGTAAAAAGGCTCACCATGTCTTTACGTCAGCAGTGACACAGCGTGTTTGGGGCTAAGTGGTGACACACTGACTCAAAGGAATTATTTAAAGAACATTCCTCGAATGCACAAAAGAGTGTTTGCATTATTCAGTTGTTATTGCTCTCGTCCCGCAGAGAGTGGAATGTGGAGAGGCTTCTCGCAACGGCCCAGAAGGTGCTCCCTCATCCGTCCTTTGTGTACTGTGCTCAGTACCACCCCACAGCCCAGAACCTGGTGGTGAGCGGGGGCTATGACTCCGTGATACGAGTGTGGAGGCTTGATGTCGACGACGTGAAcggccagctgctgcaggagttcGAGGGTCACAGCAGTTTCATCAACACCATTTGTTTTGACTCTGAAGGTAGAAattatattcattatttatgCCTTTACCATCCGTGATTTAACAAACTGTGGTGCACTGTTTATGAAATGTGAGGCTTGACTTCTTTTGTAACATGATGGAAGAGTGCTGAACTTATCTCGCATTGAAGTTTATGTTCCTCTTGATGTAATTAGGGAGAAGAATGTTCTCCGCCGACTACACAGGCCTCATCATTGTGTggaaaactaaaactaatgacGGCAGGCAGCGTCAGCCGTCTCAGCGCTGGAGCATAGAGAAGGTACAGGAGAAATCATTTTCTAATGTTTGATGTGCATGAACACGTAACGTTGAATTTGaaacatgttctctctctgcagaaaaTCGAGGAGAGTGACCTCAGAGGTGTCTCCATCAACATGCTGCAGCTCCATCCGAACGGGCGGTGCCTGCTCATCCATGCCAAAGGCAGCGTCCTGAGGATGATGGACCTGAGAATGTAAATGGGTTCCTTCTCTTTAATACAATACAACTAGATGTTTCTCAGCTCGTGGTGCTCcacataataaaacatgtaaatatgtacgcTATATAAAACCATGTAACTCATCTGCTCCTTTCAGTCTAGCTGTGAAGAAGTACAGCGGAGCCATAAACTACAGAGAGCGGATCTACAGCACTTTCACACCATGTGGGAACTTCCTCTTCTCTGGCAGCGAGGACGGGATGGCGTACGTCTGGAACACATACACAGGTGTgaatcatgtttattttttctgtaacaAAGAAGCCGGGCGGCTCTTCACAGTACTCTGCGTTGGCTCCAGCTGTCAGTCTTGTTGTCCTCCCAGGTGACCAAGTTGCAGTCTACTCGGAGCTCTGTTACCGCACCGCTCTCCACGGCGTGGCGTTCCACCCTCACGAAAACATGGTAGCTTTCTGCGCCTACGGTCAGACCCAGCCCATCCACGTGTACCTGTACGACCGCAAAGGTTTGTGAAAACATCCGAATCGTCCGTCGATGTGCTCACGACCCTTGCGGTGTTTGCTCAGACTGTGTCATGCTGTATCACGCAGTGTCCCAGCTGGAGATGCACAACGTAAAAGCAATGTCGACTGTCAGCAGAGCAGCTTCTGTGGACGCCAAAACCACCAGAAACACACCTGACCCGCCCGCGTTACAGGACACAGCTAGTGCTTTGGCCCTGGATCAGTTCGCCCAAGCAACAAGACTTTCACTGAAAATGCAGTATGTGAAGGAGCAGCTGGACTCGGCACTTGTAAGTACTCATCCTTTATAGCTTTATCATAATTAAACatagaaataaagaaatctaatattctttcctttcctttttagGAACCTCATCCAAGGTTTACAACGTCTGGATACATGAATGAGCAGGGTACTgtatatttttatcttttgtaCAGTTAATATAACAAACATAATGTGCTGCCTTACATCTCGACCAACCCACGTTAATCCTACACTGTCTCTTTATTTACACACTGAataatctgtctgttgtgtgtttggtttgCAGACAAAATGGGCATTACTCACACAGGGAGGAGTCTGACATTAGATTCTGGCCCAGTGAGTGTTTGATCAGTCTTCCTTAAACACACCTTTGCATACTCAAGTCTTTATTCAGGTCATAGATGGTGATGTGACCTGTCGGGCTCCTCATGCCAACATTGATTTTGTTCTCTAATCTCTTAACCAGCTTGTTTTTGAGTTTCCTCGAGTGCTGGGGAAGGGAATGCCACGAAAATAAGTCTGTAGACTGTGTTTCAATACTTAATTGGTCACTACAGCGTTAAAAAAGTGCTATTGGTTTTTCAGATTATCCTTGTCTTGACTTTTAATTGACCACTGCACTGTACTTCATGCACTTACTAGAAAATTGCATCAGGAACCCCTGAAGGTCTTCACCAAACAGAAAGCAGTCATTAATTCACTGCcgttttttaaaatgaaccaAAGTAGTATGCAACTCACGTCCAGCTTTTTTTCGTTTAAGACGGGATTAAACGCTTCGTTACCTCCTCCGTCTTTCCTGTCGCCGCACTCCAAGCTGCAGATGTCTGGTTCCCTGGCGGAGCAGCTTATCCCCCAGGCGGCTCTTAGCACCCAAAACCGTGAGTGGCTTGTTCAGTTAATCACACTGTTACGTGTCTTTGACCAGCGAATGGTTTAACTGCAGCTCCCTGATGCTGTGAGGTCAAATATTTTCTAAGATTATTGCCGCACAACGTATAGCATGTGGTTACCAAATGCTCCCAGCATTTCGGTGTAGAGTCTCTCAGGGCATGTACACcatacacagagagagagatggaccGCTTGTGATGTTCACATGTGTCCGTAAGTGATCTCTGTAAACAAAAGTCGATGTCTCGTGATGAAATATTCATTGTGATCTTCTTCCTGTTTCAGGCGGGTTCAGTCCAGTCGGTCAGCGTCTGAGAGGAGCTTTATCTTACAAGCAATCGGTGAGTCTGTTAAAGGCACAGCTGGAGGATATATGATGTTCTGACCCTGTGCTTTAGGAGTTGTTCTCCAGCTGGATCTCTTGAGCATGAGCATGATACACTGATTAGTCAACTGCTAATAGGGTCTGCAACAAAGCATGCATCCATTCATATTGCTGCTCCAGGATTAAAGGAAAgttctttttctccctcagaCTCTGCCTGACTCCCTTCCCTCAGGCCTCCGCGTGGAAACAGACTCTCCTCCTGTTCAACAAGTCGTGAGTATCCACTGCGGCCGTGAGCTCCGTCACATGcagtctccctcctcctctcgttCAACCCCTCCACCTCTGTGTTCCTCCTCTAGGTCGTCTCGCTCGGTAACTACAAAGCGAATCGAGCGGACGAACTGACCGTACGCCGCGGCGATGTCATCCAAGTGCTGTACAAAGACAACGAGTGGTGGTGGTTCGGCCGTCTGGCCAATGGGCAGCAGGGATACTTCCTCGCTTCTCACGTATCAGATCAGAGTAAGTGGATTATATTTTTCCTTGGATGGTTTTCATTCATGTATACAATGTAATTAATGTATACAACTATTTTTTATTGCAGTAGATTTTAATGAAGAGGCGACTCAGTCAAACACAGCCTTGTCTGAGGGGACTGTGGAGAGGTCAACACCAACCAGGGTAAGAAGGCTGAGTGAAACTGTGGCATCTGTCTTGTGAATCGTAACATCATAACGTTCTCAGTTTCATTACGGGCTAAAAGGAGTCGAAGGGTGTTTTCTGTTCCTGCTTGGTGGAAGTGATTTTACCTTTCTTTTCCCCCTAAAACTCCCTCTGAAGGTCTGAATGGTGGCTTTTAAAGGCTTGATGGTACCAGCTGGAATTAATGTCAGCGACACATTAAAtgcccaaaaaaagaaatgcctGCAGACTGCTGTCTTGCttccaattattttttttattgtacataATACACAGCATCttttgtgcatgcatgcattaCCTCAAGTCACCCCAGGAAGATCATCTGCGGTTGAGACTTTGTCATGTCCTGAATAAAAGAAGGATTGTGAAGGAGATAGCAGTGTGTCAGTATTTATAGCGCTGTAAGTGCTCAGTATGTTCCAGACTGCTGACATTCTGACGAATGAGACTTCCATCCCCTTATTATTTTCTGGTAAAACGAAGATAAGTCATGAGCCACTACTTAGCCTTCAGTGTGGGAgaattaattcattattaaaaaaTGCATGATGGTTGTGGTCCGTCGTACAATATCTGTAAGGTTCgattcctctcctgtctgctCATAGAGAAGTTCTGTcctcatttttttctccttcccgACTTCTACAAGGTGTCTGCTGCCGTCAGTTCTTCGGGGGAGCTTATGTTTCTTTCTGAGCCGAACCTCTCTGACACCGAACCTGAGTTGACTGATGCCAGGTAAAAGTGGAAACGGACAACTTTTCATCTTTCTCTCATCCTTGTGATTTcctgtggtattactgttgCAAATATGACAATAGCAACATGACTACAGCAAGTATTCTGGCTAACTGTCCAGTCCAAAAAACAATCCCAATTCGACCTAGAAACCCTGATCTCTGTGCTTTGAAAAGGCAGAATTAAACATCCAGTTGTAATAATAAGTAAGCAGGTTTTATGAATTACTGATCGAGCAGAAGGAATGCTGGTTTTGAACCGTCTCAAGTCCTGCTGGTAAGAAGAAACGGCGAGGGAGCAGgctttgacacaacaccagaGCGCTCGCCATCCAGTGAATTCCCGTCCATTCACTCCTGTTTAACCTCAGTTCCTATCACTCTCGCTCTTCACCTCCTtcgcctcctccatcagctgggttctttttcttttgcagtttagATTTTCAAGTTCCACCCTTACCTGGGGATATGAATAAACCCCTCTGTAAAAAGCTTCAGAATATAGAGAGGAATACAACTGGACAGTTTAGAATCCTCCTTATCACTTCTCGAGgctccatgtgttgtgtttcattaaTAATAGCAAGATTACACAGGTTTATGACTGACTCTTCTATGGTTTGGGACTAATGAGTACTGACGGTGAACTATGGTTTCCCCCCGCAGATCGAGAAGGaaaaagaaggtgaagaagtCGGAAGGGGCTTCATTTTCAGATGCGTCAGAGTCGAGCAGGAGGAGAGGCAAGTCAACAGACAGACCTCTCCCGAAGAGACCGACAGGCCGGACTAACGGTGCCTTTGAGCCTGAAACATAAACCCATCCACACATGATTTGTTTCAAGTCGTGTGCTCTTTCTTCTATTTAtataacacacatttttctaaCAGCAATAAACTTTTTATATTTAACAGTCGTTATGTTTATattatgtattgtatttaatacAGACTGACTAATGAAATGTTGTAATTTGTAAATGAAAAATTGTCTTCTCTagtttattttgtatgtttttaaatatttaatattatgCATATTTTTACAGATGATATAGAAAGCAACATTTCTGTAATATCACAGTTATATTTTATAAGCCTGTGAGAGATTGAAGTTTGTATGTGACACATCTTCACAActgttcaaaaataaaatgtgttaatttctaaatgttttttgttttttttatctttctatGAATCACATGTAAAGTCTCACTTTCCATATCTAAAAATCTGCTTCATATTTCTGGAACAAAATACACATCTTAATAAAAGTGAACAATATAGTTGTACTAAGAGTGAAGTCAAACATACACAAATCATTAATGATAGAAGTTATTGGTTAATATACAACTACAGTGTAAAGATAATTCACGACATCTCTCATTttaggggaaaaaaggaaagaaagaaaaaaatattttacacaaAGTCCCAaactacttcagttgttgaggagaatgctgcaactctgttttgctgtgaagctccagagatcagcatgagggtgagtagataaagacttttttttttgagtgaactgttcctttaatcatCATGCCATTTGTGTGCACTGCACATGAATGGCGTTGATAGAGTGAATAAATAGAAAGGTCTGACATTgatatatttactgtttttattcaaatcagtttaacacataaataacacataaaatcagtgaccacagtgaagatGCACGTGGACCACGAGAGGTTCACTGTCACCTGTCTAACACTTAACATGCTCCCATCTGTCATGTTACTACGACTGTGGTCGGTATTCATCGGCATAAAATCCACCTCATGTGACGTAGAAAAATAAGACCATTAATGCGGCGGAACAAAAGGCACATTTAGTTTGTGATCTGGACTTAAAATGTCCTGTGATTTCCAGTGGTTAACCTCATGTTACAGTCATCATCTATAGTACAACTATACATCAGTGCACATATGAAATAATctatataaatctaaatgtaccAACtttaaaatcagtgacactgtcGTACCGCTGTTACTCGGCAATGAGGTTGTCACAATACCAGAATTGTAAGTTTCAGGCACACGGAACAGGGTaactttcttcttttcctgtGCGGAGTATGCAGCATATCTGTTCATCAGTGGACATCAGTACGTTCAATACTGTTAAACACGACGtatcaaaaaagtatttatgcAGAACTGACTACAAACGATTTTTCAGgcacttgataaaaaaaaatgttttttactgtaaaacctACGTATTGTAAAATCACTATCCTCTCTCCAACACCAAcaatgatttatcaaaaatattaaaatggaaTTAATAAACTTGAGTAGCTCGGAGGCTAATTCCCACGAGCAGCTGACACTTCTTGTTCTTTACGGCGTCCTCCCACACGCTGCGAGCGCCTCATTCAGCCAGGAGAGGAGTGCTTTCATCTTTTCGCCGACTTTCTTCCCGAGCGCTGGAATTCAAACACAGAGTCAGTGTTAACGAGCAATACAGAATTGAGATAGCACTGCCATGTGTTTTAATCTGAGGGTTAATGATTACCTTTGCCGCCGTGGGCCTTCGTAGAGATAACACAGAGCGAGGAGAAAGGCCTGAGGACAGAGTTGTTCTTTGAGTTTCATGTGTGTGACCGCTCAGAAACCAGAATGACACGCTTCTTTTTCCATCAATTTTCGCAGTTTGTTTAACCTCTGGACGACTTACAGGCCTGGAATCCCTTTTCACCGCTTAAACAAATGGCGTGCGACTAAAGAGAGCAACTTTCGCGACCTTGTGCTGTCTCTGTCACACTGGCATCTGAAAACCACCGTCTAACCACCGTATGGTCTCAAAGTGTGAATGGGATCTTTCAAATCACAAGAAGACAATAAAAATGCTCATGACGTCCGAACAAACCGATACTTACCGCTAGAAACGCCAACCCTCCTTGGACTACAGCTGCCCACTTAAAGCTCAGATGCTGTGTGATAAGGCCTCCCACCACTGGGCCGTAAAACATCCTGAAAAAACACACGTTTCCACTTTAAAACCcagaagaaaacataaaaaaatcaaatcacagGAAACCAGCGCAACAATTCATTTCATAGTTCGTGTATAATCAACCGGCTCGAACTCACCCTGTGGACCAAACTGCCCCAAATAGCCCAGAGACCATTCCAAGAGTGCTCAGTCCCTCTTCGTATCCGAGGTCACTACAGAGAGGAAAGAATGTGCAGCGTGTGTTTCACCTTATACTCAGGTCATGAATGTAAGGGCGCAACATGTGAAGCCACTCACTATGCACATCCGATGATCTCAGGGAACGTCGGGATTGCAGTCATGCCCAGAGAAAACCCGATTACGCCGAGCATGAGGACCAGCAACCACAGCCGGCTGCACAcacgaacaaacaaaaaacagaaataaagcaGATAATAAGTGCAGTTCCAGAAATGTGGTAGTGTTCCTTTAACGTAAAAGGGTCTCGAAAGTTTCACCTCGGGAGGTAAAAGAAGGGAGCGGGGCCGAGGAAACAGAAGCCAGTCGCAGTTGCGACACCTCCGATCACCATGAACCAGCTCCTGGTGGCctgatgaacacaaacacacacaagggaTTAACTTTACAGTCTAAATAACAAGCCTGCAACGAAGAGAGAGCTATCCATGGCTGCTTCAGCACTCACAGGATATTTATCGGTGAAATAGCCCATCAGCGGTGACGCCAGACAGTACGGCAGGGACAGACCCAGCATGATCAGTCCCACGTAGCCTGCTGAGAGCCCGAACTAGACACAACAGAGACGAACAATACGCTTTAGATTCGGGAACACATATTAACCAATAACTCCTTGAGGTGTAGCAAATATGTAAAGTGCTTTTACTTCTTCGTAAAACAT is from Sparus aurata chromosome 16, fSpaAur1.1, whole genome shotgun sequence and encodes:
- the ahi1 gene encoding jouberin isoform X2, which produces MQAGESDDRAKTRERFNEVFKKYTEPEKKKVKKKKKAETRETIILQDLKKNLEKDTEDDETILQNTYNPEDGSPRYTKNKRRERETVEKVNANNSKNQEEIQTSKSKKKSKRELPSLPVPEDISSYIQEDVDTSKSKIALKPDDVDGGKEPKRKSKGATAAKAERQVEDAEDKLLHDYQQQIVQEEERNLKKTKVKAEEESIVSQKITLNNDGGKKKKKKLKSVNAELEIGDHDEGADQDADVENETESKGKKKKTKKKHVVEEKSETDGEAPQRPTFDDSLVLGVYVHRSDRLKNNLLISHPMVKIHVVDDITGQYVKKEDCHRHVSSFYEKENVDHILPIMTQPFDFKKNKSIIPEWQEQIIFNERFGYFVEQNDESPRVLLFFEILDFMTMEEAKAKVDVDKHERGFRKIAWAFLKLVGTNGVLNIDTKVRLQLFCPPPRAKRQPKTIEVVEWWRKFPRNKYASTLYVTVKGIKLPEHVDPSIRSMMALQEERGSTSYSELQNEVAKRSLTQPLDSKPPVLRWSRLPGQACQIPNKPMLSFRGGQMGCFTVLFSHAGTILAAACADRDTFPVVVYEIPSGKALAAFRGHLKIVYDLCWSRDDRRLLSASSDGTVREWNVERLLATAQKVLPHPSFVYCAQYHPTAQNLVVSGGYDSVIRVWRLDVDDVNGQLLQEFEGHSSFINTICFDSEGRRMFSADYTGLIIVWKTKTNDGRQRQPSQRWSIEKKIEESDLRGVSINMLQLHPNGRCLLIHAKGSVLRMMDLRILAVKKYSGAINYRERIYSTFTPCGNFLFSGSEDGMAYVWNTYTGDQVAVYSELCYRTALHGVAFHPHENMVAFCAYGQTQPIHVYLYDRKVSQLEMHNVKAMSTVSRAASVDAKTTRNTPDPPALQDTASALALDQFAQATRLSLKMQYVKEQLDSALEPHPRFTTSGYMNEQDKMGITHTGRSLTLDSGPTGLNASLPPPSFLSPHSKLQMSGSLAEQLIPQAALSTQNRGFSPVGQRLRGALSYKQSTLPDSLPSGLRVETDSPPVQQVVVSLGNYKANRADELTVRRGDVIQVLYKDNEWWWFGRLANGQQGYFLASHVSDQNFNEEATQSNTALSEGTVERSTPTRVSAAVSSSGELMFLSEPNLSDTEPELTDARSRRKKKVKKSEGASFSDASESSRRRGKSTDRPLPKRPTGRTNGAFEPET
- the ahi1 gene encoding jouberin isoform X1 — protein: MQAGESDDRAKTRERFNEVFKKYTEPEKKKVKKKKKAETRETIILQDLKKNLEKDTEDDETILQNTYNPEDGSPRYTKNKRRERETVEKVNANNSKNQEEIQTSKSKKKSKRELPSLPVPEDISSYIQEDVDTSKSKIALKPDDVDGGKEPKRKSKGATAAKAERQVEDAEDKLLHDYQQQIVQEEERNLKKTKVKAEEESIVSQKITLNNDGGKKKKKKLKSVNAELEIGDHDEGADQDADVENETESKGKKKKTKKKHVVEEKSETDGEAPQRPTFDDSLVLGVYVHRSDRLKNNLLISHPMVKIHVVDDITGQYVKKEDCHRHVSSFYEKENVDHILPIMTQPFDFKKNKSIIPEWQEQIIFNERFGYFVEQNDESPRVLLFFEILDFMTMEEAKAKVDVDKHERGFRKIAWAFLKLVGTNGVLNIDTKVRLQLFCPPPRAKRQPKTIEVVEWWRKFPRNKYASTLYVTVKGIKLPEHVDPSIRSMMALQEERGSTSYSELQNEVAKRSLTQPLDSKPPVLRWSRLPGQACQIPNKPMLSFRGGQMGCFTVLFSHAGTILAAACADRDTFPVVVYEIPSGKALAAFRGHLKIVYDLCWSRDDRRLLSASSDGTVREWNVERLLATAQKVLPHPSFVYCAQYHPTAQNLVVSGGYDSVIRVWRLDVDDVNGQLLQEFEGHSSFINTICFDSEGRRMFSADYTGLIIVWKTKTNDGRQRQPSQRWSIEKKIEESDLRGVSINMLQLHPNGRCLLIHAKGSVLRMMDLRILAVKKYSGAINYRERIYSTFTPCGNFLFSGSEDGMAYVWNTYTGDQVAVYSELCYRTALHGVAFHPHENMVAFCAYGQTQPIHVYLYDRKVSQLEMHNVKAMSTVSRAASVDAKTTRNTPDPPALQDTASALALDQFAQATRLSLKMQYVKEQLDSALEPHPRFTTSGYMNEQDKMGITHTGRSLTLDSGPTGLNASLPPPSFLSPHSKLQMSGSLAEQLIPQAALSTQNRGFSPVGQRLRGALSYKQSTLPDSLPSGLRVETDSPPVQQVVVSLGNYKANRADELTVRRGDVIQVLYKDNEWWWFGRLANGQQGYFLASHVSDQIDFNEEATQSNTALSEGTVERSTPTRVSAAVSSSGELMFLSEPNLSDTEPELTDARSRRKKKVKKSEGASFSDASESSRRRGKSTDRPLPKRPTGRTNGAFEPET